A window of Cohnella herbarum contains these coding sequences:
- a CDS encoding helix-turn-helix domain-containing protein, with translation MKTKFGGLPGFKLNKLFLRILLSFLSLLLPISIIGAFFYVSSTKNMEKDFSEKISVNLHSSASTIGMYLRTVQETNTLFFNDNAIRTLLQPDRLYTLEERSRLSIVPQTIARIQSLLSDYVDRIFVFVDDERVYTNEGVEDFELFFGKTYPLDRYSTSRWAEMLRGERILEILEPAKAHVSPSKTIPTLPILTRNTVRGHDVVMVVTMSLQTMRSTLMNNAIFPTTEFLLLDSNGNFILSTSDRFSESEAMEAIAEHSAIKGQSYENVAIGGEDYLVSTVKDENYGWNYYSITPTREFTENAGQITKLIVAICIVLTVVGIAFSVVFTLNLYNPIKKIRDILLQSDESENGNGKLPDSKRIPNDEFDMIGRRINQIMENNSYFQNKLNALSDEYVDSALQHLLRGGYGGGSQEGKLCRLVEKHFKDADGVFVCSCVRFKFHDVFFTEIQDTERIGIQSKLKNVVWGLVGEHIPTYVVEYQHNVFACIVRLPKDEGLERLKKALRRLTETFRYDARYCVMNAGIGKPYEGVEQLGRSFGEALSVLGYQDSNQAFQVLDTAEHPTQQIVYSYSMTDENKIVNALKTGDKELLRRQLDEQIERNRLSGVSPDNLSLLLTELYNTGKRYLSEKGLQLFQMITEEEDGVLRGSGNYTIEFERRRECLAAFYERIVDQTGIPKEKGSGMLITMIMEYIENNYHHDLYLEKIAEEMGTSAKYLSKVFKEKTKMNLTDYISYNRIARSKTLLLETDMSINEISGKVGIYSRTTFLRLFKKYEGISPSQYRESGIQQSTFAELTVES, from the coding sequence ATGAAGACCAAATTCGGCGGATTGCCGGGATTTAAGCTAAATAAGCTATTCTTGCGAATTCTGCTATCCTTCCTTTCTCTACTCCTTCCGATCTCGATTATCGGCGCGTTCTTTTACGTTAGCTCTACGAAAAACATGGAGAAGGACTTCTCGGAGAAAATCTCCGTCAATCTTCACTCCTCGGCTAGCACGATCGGCATGTATTTACGGACGGTGCAAGAGACCAACACTTTGTTTTTCAACGATAATGCCATTCGAACGTTATTGCAGCCCGATCGATTGTATACCCTTGAGGAGCGGTCGAGGTTATCGATCGTTCCCCAAACGATTGCTCGAATTCAGAGCCTGCTTTCCGATTACGTGGATCGGATTTTCGTATTCGTCGATGACGAGAGGGTGTATACGAACGAAGGAGTCGAGGATTTCGAGCTTTTCTTCGGTAAAACCTATCCGCTCGATCGCTATTCTACCTCACGTTGGGCGGAAATGCTGCGAGGCGAGAGGATACTGGAGATCTTAGAACCCGCGAAGGCGCATGTATCCCCGTCCAAGACGATTCCGACGCTTCCTATCCTGACCCGCAACACGGTAAGAGGACATGACGTCGTTATGGTCGTGACCATGTCTCTGCAGACGATGAGATCGACGTTGATGAATAACGCGATCTTCCCGACGACCGAATTTCTATTGCTTGATTCGAATGGCAACTTTATTTTATCGACCTCGGATCGGTTCTCGGAAAGCGAAGCGATGGAAGCGATCGCTGAACATTCCGCAATTAAGGGACAATCTTACGAAAACGTCGCCATCGGGGGAGAAGATTATCTCGTTTCTACGGTTAAAGACGAGAATTACGGCTGGAACTATTATTCGATCACTCCGACTAGAGAGTTTACCGAGAACGCTGGCCAAATCACGAAGTTGATCGTTGCGATCTGCATCGTGTTAACCGTCGTCGGTATCGCTTTCTCCGTCGTATTTACGTTGAATTTATACAATCCGATCAAGAAGATTCGGGATATTTTACTTCAAAGCGACGAGAGCGAGAATGGTAACGGGAAGTTGCCCGATTCGAAGAGAATTCCTAACGACGAATTCGATATGATCGGAAGAAGGATTAACCAGATCATGGAGAACAATTCCTATTTTCAGAATAAATTGAATGCGCTTTCCGACGAGTATGTCGATAGCGCGCTTCAACATTTGTTACGCGGGGGATACGGCGGGGGAAGTCAGGAAGGGAAGCTGTGCAGACTCGTGGAGAAGCATTTCAAAGATGCGGATGGCGTATTCGTGTGCAGTTGCGTACGGTTCAAGTTCCATGACGTCTTCTTTACCGAGATTCAGGACACCGAACGAATAGGGATCCAGAGTAAATTGAAGAACGTAGTTTGGGGACTCGTCGGCGAGCATATCCCGACATACGTGGTGGAATATCAACACAACGTATTCGCTTGCATTGTAAGGTTACCGAAGGATGAAGGATTAGAACGCCTGAAGAAGGCGCTGCGCAGATTGACGGAAACTTTCCGATACGATGCGCGCTACTGCGTCATGAATGCGGGGATCGGCAAGCCGTATGAGGGAGTGGAACAACTCGGGAGATCGTTCGGAGAGGCATTGTCCGTGCTAGGTTACCAGGATTCCAATCAGGCTTTCCAAGTGCTGGATACAGCCGAGCATCCTACGCAACAGATCGTTTACTCTTATTCCATGACCGACGAGAACAAAATCGTGAACGCTTTGAAAACCGGAGACAAGGAGCTCTTGCGGCGACAATTGGACGAGCAGATCGAGCGAAATCGATTGTCGGGCGTATCCCCGGACAATCTGAGCTTGCTGCTGACGGAGCTCTACAACACGGGCAAGCGTTATTTGTCCGAAAAGGGTTTGCAATTGTTCCAGATGATTACGGAGGAGGAAGACGGGGTGCTGCGAGGGAGCGGCAATTATACGATTGAATTCGAGAGAAGGCGGGAATGCCTTGCCGCTTTCTATGAACGGATCGTGGACCAAACCGGCATTCCGAAGGAAAAAGGCTCGGGCATGTTGATTACGATGATTATGGAATACATCGAGAACAATTACCACCATGATCTGTATTTAGAGAAGATCGCGGAAGAGATGGGTACGTCCGCTAAGTATTTGTCCAAGGTGTTCAAAGAGAAAACGAAAATGAATTTGACCGATTATATCAGCTACAATCGAATCGCGAGATCCAAGACGCTGTTGCTCGAAACGGATATGAGCATCAACGAGATTTCGGGCAAGGTCGGCATATATAGCCGAACGACTTTCTTGAGGCTCTTCAAGAAATACGAGGGGATTTCTCCTTCTCAATATCGGGAGTCGGGGATTCAACAGTCCACCTTCGCCGAGCTTACGGTAGAATCATGA
- a CDS encoding protein phosphatase 2C domain-containing protein, whose translation MTEMTGTSSKDDGITAFACTRPGGAGLNEDACVVNDLAAVYGVIDGVSAMGKSVLESNMTSGYIASRILAEAFQAEKLDPDLRETVLRANAVLRERMDAAGVEMASKWKLWSAVFAIFRVHSRTVEFVQSGDCMLFARYRDGSVRVLTYNRVAEFDLATLNLKHRLMEENVLSLEEVGEKVRRQSMLNRGQANCPNGYSVMNGDPELAWAMEYGSISRSGIRRLYAVTDGMFHFIENCSDPLKWERFLDRLDELGIERYIEQLVEEENLDPDCKLHPRHKKSDDKSAVIVDL comes from the coding sequence ATGACAGAGATGACAGGGACATCAAGCAAAGACGACGGTATTACGGCATTCGCATGCACAAGGCCGGGAGGAGCGGGGTTAAATGAGGACGCCTGCGTCGTCAATGACCTCGCGGCCGTGTATGGCGTTATCGACGGGGTGTCCGCCATGGGCAAGTCCGTCCTCGAATCGAATATGACCTCGGGTTATATCGCGTCGAGAATTCTGGCTGAAGCTTTTCAAGCGGAGAAGCTTGATCCCGATCTGAGAGAAACCGTCTTGCGGGCGAACGCCGTATTGCGGGAGCGAATGGATGCGGCAGGCGTCGAGATGGCAAGCAAGTGGAAGCTCTGGAGCGCGGTGTTCGCGATATTCCGCGTTCATTCCCGAACCGTCGAATTCGTCCAAAGCGGGGATTGCATGCTCTTTGCCCGGTACCGGGACGGCAGCGTAAGGGTTCTCACCTACAATCGCGTGGCGGAATTCGACTTGGCGACATTAAACCTGAAGCATCGGCTAATGGAGGAGAACGTCTTATCTCTCGAGGAAGTCGGAGAGAAGGTGCGCCGGCAATCGATGCTCAACCGCGGACAAGCCAACTGCCCGAACGGATATTCGGTGATGAACGGCGATCCCGAATTGGCTTGGGCGATGGAATACGGCTCAATATCGAGATCCGGTATTCGCAGATTGTATGCGGTAACGGATGGAATGTTCCATTTTATCGAGAATTGTTCCGATCCCCTGAAATGGGAACGGTTCCTGGATCGATTGGACGAACTGGGGATCGAACGTTATATTGAACAGCTCGTCGAGGAAGAGAACCTTGATCCGGATTGCAAGTTACATCCGAGGCATAAGAAGTCGGATGACAAATCGGCGGTCATCGTTGATCTATAG
- a CDS encoding carbohydrate ABC transporter permease, with protein sequence MRKEGSRLFDVLNYAILIALCLSILYPLYYMLIISISDGQAVGRGEVSFFPQGITFATYKVILDNPDFLMSYKNTFIYTIAGTLIAVCMTTLCAYPLSRSKFFGRTALTAIIIFTMFFEGGIIPSYMIVNGLGMVNTVWAILIPPAISVWYMIIMRTFFQQLPNELHESGYVDGANDLQIFLRIILPLSVPVLATMVLFYAVWHWNSFFPAMIYLNEKIKYPVQIIMRNMVIQGELSSTQSAAAEANALGANITGLNIKYAIIFATILPILVVYPFIQKYFVKGMMIGSLKG encoded by the coding sequence ATGAGAAAAGAAGGCAGCAGGTTATTCGACGTTCTGAATTACGCGATATTGATCGCTTTATGTTTATCGATCCTATATCCGCTTTATTACATGCTGATCATCTCCATTAGCGACGGCCAAGCCGTAGGGAGAGGAGAAGTGAGCTTCTTCCCGCAGGGCATCACCTTTGCGACTTATAAAGTCATTTTGGACAATCCGGATTTCCTTATGTCCTACAAGAACACGTTCATCTATACGATTGCAGGGACGTTGATCGCGGTGTGCATGACGACGTTGTGCGCTTACCCGTTGTCCCGAAGCAAGTTTTTCGGACGAACCGCGTTAACGGCGATTATTATTTTTACGATGTTTTTCGAAGGAGGCATCATACCCAGCTATATGATCGTGAACGGTCTGGGCATGGTGAACACCGTTTGGGCGATATTAATCCCACCGGCAATCAGCGTATGGTATATGATTATTATGAGGACGTTCTTCCAGCAGTTGCCGAACGAACTGCACGAATCCGGATACGTGGACGGAGCCAACGACTTGCAAATTTTCTTAAGGATTATTTTGCCGCTATCCGTTCCGGTACTGGCCACGATGGTGTTATTCTATGCCGTATGGCACTGGAACAGCTTCTTTCCGGCAATGATCTATTTGAATGAGAAGATCAAGTATCCGGTACAGATCATTATGCGTAACATGGTTATCCAAGGGGAACTTAGCAGCACGCAGTCTGCGGCGGCCGAAGCGAACGCGCTTGGTGCCAACATTACGGGACTGAACATTAAATACGCGATTATTTTCGCCACCATTCTGCCGATTCTCGTTGTTTATCCGTTCATTCAGAAGTATTTCGTCAAGGGAATGATGATCGGTTCGTTGAAGGGGTAA
- a CDS encoding ABC transporter permease yields MFFRSNRGIAMESGFSRDNPCKVGIWRIKRRDARCPPIETPLIIRSNGAEEAVSHAFVQQLAWEGSIILKQIKDNRYLFLMFALPFIYFIVFKYGPMFGLLIAFKDYNVMKGVFRSEWVGFHHFKQFIFDPYFWKLVRNTVVINVYMLVFYFPAPIILALLLNEIRKGMFKRFVQSVSYLPHFLSTVVVCGMIVNLLASDGIVNQVVQAFGGEHIPFLMLSDWFRTIYVSTEVWQKIGWGSIIYLAALAGVDPSLYESARLDGANRWKQVLHITLPGIAPVISILFLLTLGDILSIGYEKILLLYTGATYETADVISTYIYRRGVLGADFSYGTAVGLFQSIIAFVLIYGANKGAKRLGAASLW; encoded by the coding sequence TTGTTTTTTCGGTCGAATCGCGGAATCGCAATGGAATCGGGGTTTTCTCGCGATAACCCTTGCAAGGTGGGAATCTGGCGCATCAAGAGGAGAGATGCGCGTTGTCCTCCTATCGAAACGCCGCTTATCATAAGGTCGAACGGAGCGGAAGAAGCCGTATCGCATGCATTCGTTCAACAACTGGCGTGGGAGGGTTCGATCATTCTTAAGCAAATCAAAGACAACAGGTATTTATTTCTTATGTTCGCGCTGCCGTTCATTTATTTCATCGTCTTCAAATACGGACCGATGTTCGGGTTGCTCATCGCGTTTAAGGATTACAACGTAATGAAGGGAGTTTTCCGCAGCGAATGGGTCGGATTTCACCATTTCAAGCAATTTATCTTTGATCCTTACTTCTGGAAGTTGGTTCGCAATACCGTGGTCATCAATGTATACATGCTCGTGTTTTATTTTCCGGCTCCGATTATTCTGGCTTTGCTGCTGAACGAGATTCGAAAAGGCATGTTCAAACGGTTCGTTCAAAGCGTGAGCTATCTCCCCCACTTCCTGTCCACCGTGGTCGTCTGCGGAATGATCGTCAATCTTCTTGCTTCCGACGGCATCGTCAATCAGGTCGTTCAAGCGTTCGGCGGTGAACATATCCCTTTCCTCATGCTCTCCGATTGGTTTAGGACGATCTACGTCTCGACGGAAGTGTGGCAGAAGATCGGCTGGGGATCGATTATCTATTTGGCGGCTTTAGCGGGAGTGGATCCGAGTCTCTACGAATCGGCACGGCTCGACGGGGCCAACCGGTGGAAGCAGGTGCTTCATATTACGCTGCCCGGAATCGCTCCGGTCATCTCCATCTTGTTCCTGCTTACGCTTGGGGATATTCTATCGATCGGTTACGAGAAAATATTGCTGTTGTATACCGGCGCGACTTACGAGACGGCGGACGTAATCTCCACCTACATCTACCGCAGGGGCGTGCTTGGAGCGGACTTCAGCTACGGAACCGCGGTGGGACTGTTTCAATCGATTATCGCTTTCGTATTGATCTATGGCGCCAACAAAGGCGCTAAGCGGCTCGGCGCCGCCAGCTTGTGGTAG
- a CDS encoding extracellular solute-binding protein codes for MTGQREETERSGWRGRIGWIRRTKITVISVGLAIGALLSGCGSSESIIGGSRVEKVLQPSANEEITVWHTYSDVESRMFEQEVIPAFEQANPGISVNSVRRTYENIKSALIAETTSGSGPDVVRLDMPWLPEFAKLGLVDPIDRLPEFGKVSMKLHKTALESGKYNGRYYGLPLNMNTKAAIYNRKLLEQAGLDHPPSTMDELVALSERTGWQLGINGISTWDILPYFSGLGGKLTNGDYTRSVGYLDSETSIQAVRTLKRLLDEGIISEDVLSGKLERWEAVQDGRLLMIDEGPWYYSILSHVSGDDNEELLANTVLAPFPHNPGEKGAIVGGENLVLMSSSRHKQAAWTFMKWMAGAPAQQFMFEMGLLPTNIEASGSELSFSPTIRPYVESLNASFLRPPVTNWAKIDKQFNESLKLIMRGRVPIELGLEQLAIQIDEWLKE; via the coding sequence ATGACGGGGCAACGGGAGGAGACCGAGCGGAGTGGATGGAGAGGTCGGATAGGTTGGATACGGCGAACAAAGATTACGGTTATCTCTGTAGGGCTTGCCATCGGAGCCCTATTATCCGGTTGCGGTTCGAGCGAGAGCATCATCGGAGGAAGCCGCGTTGAGAAAGTGTTACAGCCGAGCGCAAACGAGGAAATAACGGTCTGGCATACGTATAGCGACGTGGAATCGAGGATGTTCGAGCAGGAGGTCATTCCCGCCTTCGAGCAAGCCAATCCCGGGATCAGCGTTAATTCTGTAAGACGGACCTACGAGAATATTAAAAGCGCGTTAATCGCGGAAACGACCTCGGGCAGCGGTCCGGACGTCGTTCGGTTGGATATGCCCTGGCTGCCGGAATTCGCAAAGCTTGGTCTAGTTGATCCAATAGATAGATTACCCGAATTCGGGAAGGTTTCGATGAAGCTTCATAAGACGGCGTTAGAATCCGGCAAATATAACGGTCGTTACTACGGTCTGCCGTTAAACATGAATACGAAAGCGGCGATCTATAATCGGAAGCTCTTAGAGCAAGCCGGGTTAGACCATCCTCCGTCCACGATGGACGAACTTGTCGCCCTTAGCGAACGAACCGGATGGCAACTAGGGATTAATGGAATCAGCACCTGGGATATCCTTCCTTATTTTTCGGGATTAGGCGGTAAGCTAACGAATGGCGACTATACCCGATCGGTCGGGTACTTGGATAGCGAGACTAGCATCCAAGCCGTTCGTACGCTCAAGCGGCTGCTGGACGAAGGGATTATCAGCGAAGACGTCCTTTCGGGGAAACTCGAGAGATGGGAAGCGGTTCAGGACGGCAGGCTTCTGATGATCGATGAAGGTCCTTGGTACTATTCCATCCTATCCCACGTATCGGGCGACGATAACGAAGAACTGCTGGCGAATACGGTGCTTGCTCCGTTTCCGCATAACCCAGGGGAAAAGGGAGCGATCGTCGGCGGGGAGAATCTGGTGCTTATGTCGAGTTCCCGCCATAAGCAAGCGGCATGGACGTTCATGAAATGGATGGCAGGGGCTCCCGCTCAGCAGTTCATGTTCGAGATGGGACTGTTGCCGACCAATATTGAGGCTAGCGGATCGGAGCTCAGCTTTAGTCCGACGATTCGTCCCTACGTCGAAAGCCTGAATGCCTCGTTCCTACGTCCTCCGGTTACGAATTGGGCGAAGATAGATAAACAATTCAACGAATCTCTGAAACTTATTATGCGCGGTCGCGTTCCTATCGAGTTGGGACTTGAGCAGCTTGCGATTCAGATCGACGAGTGGTTGAAGGAATAA
- a CDS encoding response regulator transcription factor has protein sequence MYRVAIVDDEPVIRFGIRASVDWERENIGLAGDFANGEEAWKKISDEPVDILITDIKMPIMDGLELTKRTLSLHPKTKVILVSSYNDFEFVRQGLKLGVVDYLLKPTLEPEGLLELVRKCLRLIEEERKYDDDRRFIRATRLTSDRRKLETDIKRALVHEEMRLSPDEAPSWMKEGYALCTVLVSGLRETEESYGEMHVGMLLEELQEVVYETADVGVAFLAGDRTLVIGIPAPGDLPPEKTIKAICSEWVDRLDIRVTVGYAVGSTPEMLRSVYRSSGLAAQRRFYEGEGTYGLPDCSDSLEYPQSHENKPTQTLFRELKSASQSRDYDAADAIVRNWTERWRAMRTDPNNVRKEAFEIVTALFMNEQEMSVLLEGFEELKRAETLEELTGLLTTQIRGYRKSFAAGSHTFKGNKQLIDKAIAYISAHYTGDISLQRLADHVHMSKNYFCLQFKHHTGHNFIDYLIRLRIGKAKEIIGDHSLKIYEVAEKAGFNDVKYFSKLFKKMTGLSPVDYRESLTGHGLCKEESP, from the coding sequence ATGTATCGCGTAGCGATCGTGGACGATGAGCCGGTCATTCGTTTCGGAATTCGGGCTTCGGTGGATTGGGAGCGGGAGAATATAGGTTTAGCGGGCGATTTCGCGAATGGCGAAGAGGCGTGGAAGAAGATTAGCGACGAGCCGGTCGACATTCTGATCACGGACATCAAGATGCCGATCATGGACGGACTCGAGCTAACGAAACGGACGCTCTCCCTGCATCCGAAGACGAAAGTGATTCTCGTCAGCAGCTATAACGATTTTGAATTCGTGCGGCAAGGGCTGAAGCTTGGCGTCGTGGATTATTTGCTTAAGCCCACTTTGGAGCCCGAAGGTTTGTTGGAACTCGTAAGAAAGTGCTTAAGACTCATCGAGGAAGAGCGGAAATACGACGACGATCGGCGGTTTATACGAGCGACTAGATTAACGTCCGATCGAAGGAAGCTGGAAACGGACATCAAACGCGCCCTCGTTCACGAGGAGATGCGCCTGTCTCCCGACGAAGCTCCGTCTTGGATGAAGGAAGGCTATGCCCTGTGTACCGTATTGGTTAGCGGACTGAGGGAGACGGAAGAGTCGTACGGCGAAATGCACGTCGGCATGCTGCTGGAGGAACTGCAGGAAGTCGTCTATGAAACGGCGGATGTCGGGGTTGCGTTCCTGGCAGGAGATCGAACGCTTGTGATCGGTATTCCGGCACCCGGCGACTTGCCGCCGGAAAAAACCATTAAAGCGATCTGCTCCGAATGGGTCGACCGCTTAGACATCCGAGTTACGGTAGGGTATGCGGTCGGCTCGACTCCCGAAATGTTGCGTTCCGTCTATCGTTCAAGCGGGCTTGCGGCCCAACGAAGGTTCTACGAGGGGGAAGGGACGTACGGTTTGCCGGACTGTTCCGACTCTCTGGAGTACCCGCAATCGCATGAGAATAAGCCAACCCAAACGCTGTTTCGCGAGCTGAAGTCAGCTTCTCAGTCACGGGACTACGATGCGGCTGATGCGATCGTTCGAAATTGGACGGAAAGGTGGCGAGCGATGCGAACGGACCCGAATAACGTTCGCAAGGAGGCATTCGAGATCGTCACCGCCCTGTTCATGAACGAGCAGGAGATGAGCGTTCTGCTCGAAGGCTTCGAAGAATTGAAACGAGCGGAAACGTTGGAAGAGCTGACGGGGCTGCTGACGACGCAAATTCGAGGGTACCGCAAATCGTTCGCGGCAGGCTCCCATACGTTCAAGGGAAATAAGCAGTTGATCGATAAAGCGATTGCGTATATTTCCGCGCATTACACCGGCGATATCTCGCTTCAGCGGTTAGCCGATCACGTCCATATGAGTAAAAACTACTTTTGTTTGCAGTTTAAGCACCATACAGGTCATAACTTTATCGATTATCTTATTCGATTGCGGATCGGCAAAGCGAAGGAGATCATTGGCGATCATAGCTTGAAAATCTACGAAGTGGCGGAGAAGGCCGGATTTAACGACGTCAAATATTTCAGCAAGCTATTCAAGAAAATGACGGGACTGTCGCCGGTCGATTACCGGGAAAGCCTGACGGGACACGGCTTGTGCAAGGAGGAGAGTCCATGA
- a CDS encoding cache domain-containing sensor histidine kinase, translated as MSLWMHRRKQRLQWGKRFATKMILALLVVILIPTLTSVLFYSASSKLVKKNVRVTSLQLVRQAADALSSIMVAGTDASTVLYSDVKLQEAVRHTDPKPEEEQKYKEEMSNLLNNFVGSNSFVKTIYVLREEGTSWGSGSFKFSKIYSQSVQELEWVRLARQKDGQPVWGRLDYDPYSGIGDRNDLILPVTRVIKDFESLADIGYLLVNLDGKKIVDRIGQIRLGETGGFYVVDGEGIIVIDGHEERIGQPLSDSGLREWAARSRDAEFEHQAGGVSYYNIKQPLSNGWSVVGSVPIREITDELTSMRRLIWTSAVGFALVAIVIGLFLARLVTNPIKQLTSQMKVAESGDFTVRTEVRSHDEIGHMSRQFNKMIKRIDELVQEVHNVQESKREAELRAVMHRIHPHFLFNTLSTIKWLVLYNQSTKAYDALSALVLLLEANMGKKGNFVSMTEELEIVSKYLSILEIRYDTAFRLHLDIAIEAEPFRIPRMLIQPIVENAVFHGLVPTGGGGDIWIKAYRSQDAVEIEIKDNGRGIPQEHIGMLDDAESAKPTGMTGIGLLHVREWIRLYYPVGSELRISNGESSGTIVLMKLMRPADDNAFREGA; from the coding sequence ATGAGCTTATGGATGCACCGGAGAAAACAACGGCTTCAGTGGGGCAAGAGGTTCGCGACGAAGATGATTCTCGCCCTGCTGGTCGTCATTCTTATTCCGACGTTGACTAGCGTGTTGTTCTATTCGGCTTCCTCGAAGCTGGTTAAGAAGAACGTTCGCGTGACCTCGCTACAGCTTGTTCGGCAGGCGGCGGATGCCTTGTCTTCGATTATGGTCGCGGGAACGGATGCCTCGACGGTGCTCTATAGCGACGTTAAGCTGCAAGAGGCGGTACGCCATACGGATCCGAAGCCGGAAGAAGAGCAGAAGTACAAAGAAGAGATGTCTAATCTGCTGAACAATTTCGTAGGCTCCAATTCGTTCGTGAAGACGATCTACGTGCTCAGGGAGGAAGGAACGAGCTGGGGCAGCGGATCGTTTAAGTTCTCGAAAATATACAGCCAATCCGTTCAAGAGCTGGAGTGGGTTCGGCTTGCCCGGCAGAAGGACGGCCAACCCGTATGGGGGCGGCTTGACTATGATCCCTATAGCGGAATTGGCGATCGCAACGACCTGATCTTGCCGGTTACTCGAGTCATTAAGGATTTCGAGTCTCTCGCCGATATCGGGTATTTGCTCGTGAATCTCGACGGGAAGAAAATCGTGGACCGCATCGGGCAAATACGCCTTGGGGAGACGGGCGGGTTCTATGTCGTGGACGGAGAAGGAATCATCGTCATCGACGGACATGAAGAGCGCATCGGCCAGCCCTTGTCCGACAGCGGATTGCGGGAGTGGGCGGCCCGGAGCCGCGATGCGGAATTCGAGCATCAAGCGGGCGGAGTGAGTTATTACAATATCAAGCAGCCGCTATCCAACGGGTGGAGCGTCGTCGGTTCCGTGCCGATCAGGGAAATAACGGATGAATTAACGAGCATGCGCCGTTTAATCTGGACGTCCGCCGTGGGATTCGCGCTTGTGGCCATCGTCATCGGTCTGTTCCTGGCCCGTCTCGTAACGAATCCGATCAAGCAGTTGACCTCCCAGATGAAAGTCGCGGAGAGCGGCGACTTCACGGTACGTACGGAAGTAAGATCGCATGACGAAATCGGACATATGAGCCGTCAGTTCAACAAGATGATCAAGCGCATCGACGAACTCGTCCAAGAGGTGCATAACGTTCAGGAGAGCAAGCGAGAGGCGGAGCTAAGGGCGGTCATGCACCGGATTCACCCTCATTTTCTATTTAATACGCTGAGCACGATCAAATGGCTTGTTCTTTACAATCAATCCACGAAAGCTTACGATGCTTTATCCGCGCTCGTGCTCTTGCTGGAAGCGAATATGGGCAAGAAGGGCAATTTCGTATCGATGACGGAGGAATTGGAAATCGTGAGCAAATACTTGAGTATCCTGGAGATTCGATACGATACGGCGTTTCGGCTCCATCTGGATATCGCGATAGAGGCGGAGCCTTTCCGAATTCCAAGGATGCTAATCCAGCCCATCGTGGAGAACGCCGTATTTCACGGGCTCGTACCGACCGGAGGAGGCGGGGATATTTGGATAAAAGCCTATCGCTCGCAGGATGCCGTTGAAATAGAGATCAAGGATAACGGCAGAGGTATTCCGCAGGAGCATATCGGAATGCTGGACGATGCCGAATCCGCGAAGCCGACGGGCATGACCGGAATCGGTCTGCTGCACGTAAGGGAATGGATTAGATTGTACTATCCCGTCGGCTCGGAACTGCGGATCTCGAACGGCGAGTCTAGCGGAACGATCGTGCTGATGAAGCTAATGAGACCTGCGGACGATAACGCTTTTCGGGAGGGGGCATAG
- a CDS encoding carbohydrate ABC transporter permease — translation MKAPWFTKLAVYAIIIFGALLFVFPFIYMILTSFFTATFSLPKPEEVFQVVPNLINYEVVWGKNHFARYFANSLLITSVAMVGALLVSSLTAYGFARFAFPGKEAVFRLFLLTMMIPSVINIIPQFIIIKDLGLVNTYAGLWLIYVAAGVVGNMFFLRGFFESIPRELEESVLIDGGGNWRIYWNIYLPLSLPAMGTLAIFIFQGTWEEYFLALTIIKSEALRTLPIAILMFNDKYATNYGQIFAASIIALLPVILIYVAFQKKFVQSGFNEGAVKG, via the coding sequence ATGAAAGCGCCGTGGTTTACTAAGCTCGCAGTATACGCCATTATTATTTTCGGCGCCTTGCTGTTCGTATTTCCTTTTATCTATATGATTCTGACCAGCTTCTTCACGGCGACATTCTCGCTTCCTAAGCCTGAAGAAGTATTTCAAGTCGTTCCGAATTTGATTAACTACGAAGTCGTATGGGGAAAAAATCACTTCGCCCGTTACTTCGCGAATAGCCTGCTGATCACATCGGTAGCGATGGTCGGGGCTTTGCTCGTGAGCTCGTTGACCGCATACGGCTTCGCCCGGTTCGCTTTTCCCGGCAAAGAGGCCGTGTTCCGGCTGTTCCTGCTTACGATGATGATTCCTTCCGTCATTAATATTATTCCTCAGTTCATTATCATCAAAGATCTGGGGCTCGTGAACACGTATGCCGGATTGTGGCTGATCTACGTCGCCGCGGGGGTCGTCGGCAATATGTTCTTCCTGCGTGGCTTTTTCGAGAGCATACCTAGAGAGTTGGAAGAGTCGGTGCTGATCGACGGCGGAGGAAACTGGCGCATCTATTGGAATATTTACTTGCCGTTATCGCTTCCGGCGATGGGGACGTTGGCGATCTTCATTTTCCAAGGGACTTGGGAGGAATATTTCCTTGCCTTGACGATCATTAAGAGCGAAGCGCTTCGCACGCTCCCGATCGCGATCTTGATGTTCAACGACAAATACGCGACGAACTACGGACAGATTTTCGCCGCTTCCATCATCGCTTTGTTGCCGGTTATTCTCATCTACGTCGCTTTTCAGAAAAAATTCGTACAATCGGGCTTCAATGAAGGAGCCGTTAAAGGTTGA